The following are from one region of the Deltaproteobacteria bacterium genome:
- a CDS encoding zinc ribbon domain-containing protein, with product MPIYEYHCEKCDRILEVNQRISDAPLTTCPSCEDPGSLKKLISRSSFHLKGGGWYTTDYARAGAKDTADAKDSVSTKSESSSETKSDAAPACGQGACAACTADA from the coding sequence ATGCCGATTTACGAATACCACTGCGAAAAATGCGACCGGATCCTCGAGGTGAACCAGCGGATCAGCGACGCCCCGCTGACGACGTGCCCCTCGTGCGAAGACCCCGGTTCGCTGAAGAAACTGATCAGCCGATCCAGCTTCCACCTCAAGGGCGGCGGCTGGTACACAACCGATTACGCCCGCGCGGGCGCAAAGGACACCGCGGACGCGAAGGACAGCGTCTCAACCAAGTCGGAGTCCTCGTCCGAAACGAAGAGCGATGCCGCTCCCGCCTGCGGCCAAGGGGCCTGCGCGGCTTGCACCGCCGACGCGTGA
- a CDS encoding DUF2752 domain-containing protein, producing the protein MSVPVARAVARPVSPNALRGMWVGLILAGWFAALFIPWEGVFRHRTCPFFHLTNLPCPACGMTRACVFTAHGDWFPALLANPLGPAMMAASVITLGVLAVLIATNAPRWPVEDYLRDRPWIRVAAAAILILNWAGQIARSW; encoded by the coding sequence TTGAGCGTTCCTGTCGCGAGAGCCGTCGCCCGGCCCGTGAGCCCGAACGCGCTGCGCGGGATGTGGGTCGGCCTCATCCTCGCGGGTTGGTTCGCCGCGTTGTTCATTCCGTGGGAGGGCGTCTTTCGACACCGAACCTGCCCGTTCTTCCATCTCACGAACCTGCCATGCCCGGCTTGCGGCATGACGCGCGCGTGCGTGTTCACCGCGCACGGCGATTGGTTCCCGGCTCTCCTCGCCAATCCGCTCGGTCCCGCGATGATGGCGGCCTCGGTAATCACTCTGGGCGTGCTCGCCGTGCTGATCGCGACCAACGCGCCGCGATGGCCCGTCGAGGACTACCTTCGCGATCGCCCGTGGATTCGCGTCGCGGCGGCGGCGATCCTGATCCTCAACTGGGCCGGTCAGATCGCCCGAAGCTGGTGA
- the gcvH gene encoding glycine cleavage system protein GcvH, protein MSVPADLLFTKDHEWARIEGDTARIGVTHYAQDSLGEIVFVELPEVGRTIAAGGTFGSVESVKAVSDLFAPLSGVVAAVNKALVDTPETVNRDPYGDGWMIQVKLSDPAETAALLAPADYEKLLSEES, encoded by the coding sequence ATGAGCGTCCCTGCCGACCTGCTCTTCACCAAGGATCACGAATGGGCCCGGATCGAGGGCGACACCGCGCGCATCGGAGTCACGCACTACGCGCAGGACTCGCTGGGTGAGATCGTCTTCGTCGAGTTGCCCGAGGTCGGCCGCACGATCGCCGCGGGCGGTACCTTCGGATCGGTCGAGAGCGTCAAGGCGGTGAGCGACCTGTTCGCGCCGCTGTCGGGCGTCGTGGCCGCCGTCAACAAGGCCCTCGTCGATACGCCCGAAACCGTGAACCGCGACCCTTACGGCGATGGCTGGATGATCCAGGTAAAACTGTCCGATCCCGCCGAGACCGCCGCGCTTCTTGCCCCCGCCGATTACGAAAAGCTGCTGTCCGAGGAGAGCTGA